One Danio aesculapii chromosome 11, fDanAes4.1, whole genome shotgun sequence genomic region harbors:
- the barx1 gene encoding homeobox protein BarH-like 1 codes for MQHPLEIGAHYYPPDAHLDQRSHRYRSFMIEEILTDHPDHKVSSPTGDLLKFGVHALLSARPYHNHLVLKADQTGILKFPVSPLSCSLGAPLSSALLSGAAGLQVGSSSHHLPLDLHLRGKLDPGADAISKTKKGRRSRTVFTELQLMGLEKRFEKQKYLSTPDRIDLAESLGLSQLQVKTWYQNRRMKWKKIVLQGGGLESPTKPKGRPKKNSIPTSEQLSEQEKTRDADRLSDGGASSLSDANQEE; via the exons ATGCAACATCCTTTAGAGATTGGGGCGCACTATTACCCCCCGGATGCCCATCTAGACCAAAGGTCTCACAGGTACAGGAGTTTCATGATCGAAGAGATTCTTACAGATCATCCGGATCACAAGGTATCAAGTCCCACCGGAGACCTTTTAAAGTTTGGAGTACATGCCCTTTTGTCCGCCAGACCTTACCACAACCACTTAG TCCTGAAGGCAGACCAGACGGGTATCCTGAAGTTCCCGGTGTCTCCTCTGTCCTGCTCGCTCGGGGCGCCGCTGAGCTCTGCGCTTCTGTCCGGTGCCGCGGGTCTACAGGTGGGCTCATCGTCCCACCATCTCCCGCTGGACCTCCATCTTCGGGGTAAACTAGATCCTGGAGCTGACGCAATAAGCAAGACAAAGAAAGGAAGAAGGAGTAGGACAGTATTTACTGAACTACAGCTGATGGGCTTGGAAAAACGATTTGAGAAACAGAAGTATCTCTCAACCCCTGACAG AATAGATCTGGCAGAGTCTTTAGGCCTGAGTCAGCTTCAAGTGAAAACTTGGTATCAAAATAGAAGAATGAAATGGAAGAAAATT GTGTTGCAAGGAGGAGGACTAGAATCTCCAACAAAACCCAAAGGCCGTCCAAAAAAGAACTCCATCCCCACCAGTGAGCAGCTGTCGGAGCAGGAGAAGACACGAGATGCGGACCGCTTATCCGACGGTGGAGCTTCTTCACTTTCCGATGCAAACCAAGAGGAATAA